In Mycobacterium sp. Aquia_216, a genomic segment contains:
- a CDS encoding peptide deformylase translates to MAVVPIRIVGDPVLHTPTEAVPVGADGSLPADLAGLISDMYDTMDAAHGVGLAANQIGHGLRLFVYDCADDRGMTERRRGVIINPILETSEIPETMPDPGDDDEGCLSVPGESFPTGRAKWARVTGLDADGTPITIEGTGLFARMLQHETGHLDGFLYLDRLIGRHARAAKRSVKSHGWGVPGLSWTPGDGPDPFGH, encoded by the coding sequence ATGGCAGTCGTTCCCATTCGCATCGTGGGCGATCCGGTGTTGCACACACCGACAGAAGCGGTGCCCGTCGGTGCCGACGGTTCGCTACCGGCAGACCTCGCCGGATTGATCTCCGACATGTACGACACCATGGACGCCGCCCACGGCGTCGGGCTGGCCGCCAACCAGATCGGACACGGTCTGCGGTTGTTCGTCTACGACTGCGCCGACGATCGCGGAATGACCGAGCGCCGCCGCGGGGTGATCATCAATCCGATCCTGGAGACCTCCGAGATACCCGAGACGATGCCCGATCCCGGCGACGACGACGAGGGTTGCCTCTCCGTTCCCGGAGAATCATTTCCCACCGGGCGCGCGAAATGGGCCCGGGTCACCGGCCTCGACGCCGACGGCACGCCGATCACCATCGAGGGCACCGGACTGTTCGCCCGGATGTTGCAACACGAGACCGGGCACCTCGACGGCTTCCTCTACCTGGACCGCCTGATCGGCCGGCATGCCCGCGCCGCAAAACGCAGCGTCAAATCCCACGGCTGGGGCGTCCCCGGGCTGTCCTGGACACCGGGCGACGGACCGGATCCGTTCGGTCACTGA
- a CDS encoding DUF3263 domain-containing protein — protein MDSAMARANRSGDDSEIADGLTRREHDILAFERQWWKFAGVKEDAIKELFSMSATRYYQVLNALVDRPEALAADPMLVKRLRRLRASRQKARAARRLGFEVT, from the coding sequence ATGGACAGCGCCATGGCGCGGGCAAATCGATCGGGGGACGATTCTGAGATCGCCGATGGGCTGACCCGCCGCGAGCACGACATCCTGGCCTTCGAACGTCAGTGGTGGAAATTCGCCGGTGTCAAGGAAGACGCGATCAAGGAGCTGTTCTCGATGTCGGCGACGCGGTACTACCAAGTGCTCAACGCACTAGTCGATCGGCCCGAGGCGCTGGCCGCCGATCCGATGCTGGTGAAGCGGTTGCGGCGATTGCGCGCCAGCCGTCAGAAGGCACGCGCCGCGCGGCGCCTCGGCTTCGAGGTGACCTGA
- a CDS encoding LytR C-terminal domain-containing protein yields the protein MKERVPDSTGLPLRAMVMVLLFLGVIFLLLGWQALSSSGKSDDDSASAASSATSSSSPAASTSTSPKPAATDADVHVFNISGKEGIAGHAADQLKAGGFKVVDVGNLTVPEVTVTTVYFTDADGEHATADAVGKNLGAPVEPRLPALSGQPPGVIVLVTG from the coding sequence ATGAAAGAGCGCGTTCCCGATTCGACGGGGCTCCCACTGCGGGCCATGGTGATGGTGCTGTTGTTCCTCGGCGTCATCTTCCTGCTGCTCGGATGGCAGGCGCTGAGCTCCTCCGGGAAGTCCGACGACGACTCGGCTTCGGCCGCCTCGAGCGCGACCAGCTCCAGCAGCCCTGCCGCATCGACCTCGACCAGCCCGAAGCCCGCGGCGACCGATGCCGATGTCCACGTCTTCAACATCTCCGGCAAGGAAGGCATCGCCGGGCACGCCGCTGACCAACTCAAGGCCGGCGGCTTCAAGGTCGTCGACGTCGGGAATCTGACGGTACCCGAAGTGACGGTGACGACGGTGTACTTCACCGACGCCGACGGTGAGCACGCCACCGCCGACGCGGTGGGCAAAAACCTGGGCGCGCCCGTCGAACCGCGCCTCCCCGCACTCAGCGGCCAGCCGCCCGGCGTCATCGTCTTGGTCACGGGCTGA
- the sodC gene encoding superoxide dismutase[Cu-Zn], whose product MPTLAGHRNVVAAAMSALSAATSVALLSACSSPQHASSVPGTVPPVWTGSPAPSGAAAAEGERKPSITTHLRAPDGTQVATATFDFSNGYASITIATSGAGLITPGFHGVHIHKVGKCEANSVGPTGGAPGDFLSAGGHFQAPGHSNEPASGDLTSLEVRKDGSGTLVTTTDAFALDDLLTGEKTAIIIHAGADNFANIPPERYSQTNGAPGPDAMTMSTGDAGKRVACGVIGAG is encoded by the coding sequence ATGCCTACGCTTGCCGGTCACCGCAACGTCGTTGCCGCCGCCATGTCCGCACTGTCCGCAGCCACCAGCGTCGCTTTGCTGAGTGCGTGTTCGTCGCCCCAGCACGCGTCGTCGGTCCCGGGTACCGTGCCGCCGGTCTGGACGGGATCACCCGCGCCGTCGGGAGCCGCGGCCGCCGAAGGCGAGCGCAAGCCGAGCATCACCACCCATCTGCGGGCGCCCGACGGCACCCAGGTCGCCACGGCGACATTCGACTTCAGCAACGGCTACGCCAGCATCACGATCGCGACGAGCGGAGCGGGGCTGATCACGCCCGGCTTCCACGGTGTGCACATCCACAAAGTGGGCAAGTGCGAGGCCAATTCGGTTGGCCCCACTGGCGGTGCGCCCGGTGACTTTCTCTCCGCGGGCGGCCACTTCCAGGCGCCCGGTCACTCGAACGAGCCCGCCAGCGGGGACCTCACCTCACTGGAGGTTCGTAAAGACGGCTCCGGGACGTTGGTCACCACTACGGACGCCTTCGCGTTGGACGACCTGTTGACGGGTGAGAAGACCGCGATCATCATCCACGCGGGTGCCGACAACTTCGCCAACATCCCGCCGGAGCGCTACAGCCAGACCAACGGGGCGCCGGGTCCGGATGCGATGACGATGAGCACTGGTGACGCCGGCAAGCGAGTGGCGTGCGGTGTCATTGGTGCCGGCTAG
- a CDS encoding glutamate--cysteine ligase, whose protein sequence is MSLVPASRTVPHIDFARSPRPTLGVEWEFALVDAQTRDLSNEATSVIAEIGENPRVHKELLRNTVEVVSGICDCTAQAIQDLRDTLGPARRVVRDRGMELFCAGAHPFAQWTTQKLTDAPRYAELIKRTQWWGRQMLIWGVHVHVGISSAHKVMPIMTSLLRYYPHLLALSASSPWWTGVDTGYASNRAMMFQQLPTAGLPFQFQTWPEFEGFVYDQKKTGIIDHVDEVRWDIRPSPHLGTLEVRVCDGVSNLRELSALVALTHCLVVDLDRKLDADESLPTMPPWHNQENKWRAARYGLDAEIILDADSNERLVTDDLADLLTRLEPVAKLLRCTDELAAVEDIWRHGASYQRQRRVAEEHDGDLRAVVDALVGELDI, encoded by the coding sequence GTGTCATTGGTGCCGGCTAGCAGGACCGTCCCGCACATCGATTTCGCCCGGTCGCCGCGGCCGACTCTCGGTGTCGAGTGGGAGTTTGCGCTCGTCGACGCACAGACCCGCGACCTGAGCAACGAGGCCACCTCCGTCATCGCCGAGATCGGCGAAAACCCGCGCGTGCACAAGGAATTATTGCGCAACACCGTTGAGGTGGTCAGCGGTATCTGCGACTGCACCGCGCAGGCGATCCAGGATCTGCGCGACACCCTGGGCCCCGCGCGCCGGGTCGTCCGGGACCGCGGCATGGAGCTGTTCTGTGCCGGGGCACACCCATTCGCGCAGTGGACTACCCAGAAGCTCACCGACGCGCCGCGCTACGCAGAGCTGATCAAGCGCACCCAGTGGTGGGGACGGCAGATGCTGATCTGGGGTGTGCATGTACACGTCGGGATCTCCTCGGCACACAAGGTGATGCCGATCATGACGTCACTGCTGAGGTACTACCCGCACCTGCTGGCGCTGTCGGCCTCGTCGCCGTGGTGGACCGGCGTGGACACCGGCTACGCCAGCAACCGGGCCATGATGTTCCAGCAGTTGCCCACCGCCGGGTTGCCGTTCCAGTTTCAGACGTGGCCGGAATTCGAGGGGTTCGTCTACGACCAGAAGAAGACCGGCATCATCGACCATGTCGACGAAGTCCGTTGGGACATCAGGCCTTCGCCACATCTGGGCACACTCGAAGTGCGAGTCTGTGACGGCGTGTCCAACTTGCGAGAGCTGAGCGCGCTGGTCGCGCTGACGCATTGCCTGGTCGTCGACCTGGACCGCAAGCTGGACGCCGACGAGTCGTTGCCGACCATGCCGCCGTGGCACAACCAGGAGAACAAATGGCGCGCGGCTCGCTACGGGCTGGACGCGGAGATCATCCTGGACGCCGACAGCAACGAGCGTTTGGTGACCGACGATCTCGCCGATCTGCTGACCCGGTTGGAGCCGGTCGCGAAGTTGCTGCGCTGCACCGACGAACTCGCGGCGGTGGAGGACATTTGGCGCCACGGTGCTTCCTATCAGCGGCAGCGGCGGGTGGCCGAAGAGCACGACGGCGATCTGCGCGCGGTCGTCGACGCGTTGGTGGGCGAACTGGACATCTGA
- a CDS encoding LON peptidase substrate-binding domain-containing protein, which produces MELAMFPLETALLPNQELPLRIFEPRYVALVRHCVDTGEPFGVVLISRGREVGGGDARCDVGVLCRITECIDQGADRYSLRSRTGERIRVGEWLPDDPYPRATVSLWPDEPGESVTVAQLVDVEDRMMALFERIAEARGAALPEREALLGPDEDDPGQRLFMLASRIPIGAADRYAVLSAPSAADRLVALREAVDAIAEMVEFQLSE; this is translated from the coding sequence ATGGAGCTGGCGATGTTCCCGCTGGAGACGGCGTTGCTGCCGAACCAGGAGCTGCCGTTGCGCATCTTCGAGCCCCGCTACGTCGCGTTGGTGCGGCACTGCGTCGACACCGGTGAGCCCTTCGGCGTGGTGCTGATCTCGCGCGGCCGCGAAGTCGGTGGCGGCGATGCACGATGCGATGTCGGCGTCCTGTGCAGGATCACCGAATGCATCGATCAGGGCGCCGACCGATACTCGCTGCGCAGCCGGACCGGCGAGCGGATTCGGGTGGGCGAGTGGCTGCCCGACGATCCCTACCCCCGCGCGACGGTGAGCCTGTGGCCCGACGAGCCCGGGGAATCCGTGACTGTCGCCCAGCTTGTCGATGTCGAAGACCGGATGATGGCTCTGTTCGAGCGGATCGCCGAAGCGCGCGGCGCCGCACTGCCGGAGCGCGAGGCGCTGCTGGGCCCGGACGAGGATGACCCGGGACAGCGGCTGTTCATGTTGGCGTCTCGCATCCCGATCGGTGCGGCCGACCGCTACGCCGTGCTGTCGGCGCCGTCGGCGGCCGACCGGCTCGTGGCGCTGCGCGAGGCGGTCGACGCGATTGCAGAGATGGTGGAGTTCCAATTGTCGGAATAA
- a CDS encoding TIGR03617 family F420-dependent LLM class oxidoreductase, translated as MKVHLQVNGSPTGASASAAEIAETGADGLFTFEGQHDVFFPLLIAANETRLDLMTNVAIAAPRSPLHLAHAAYDLQVFSGGRFRLGLGSQIKVHIEKRYGSRWDRPAARMAETIAAIKAIFAAWEGQSRLNFRGEFFTHTLMAPNFNPGPNPFGPPPVLMGALGPIMTRTAAEVADGLLVMPFNSARHFADRTLPAIDEGLRRSQRSANDFQLIAQAMVAVGGNEADLAAAVNGVGSLIAFYGSTPAYLPVLEVEGWADIQPELNALSKQARFTEMRGLITDDMVARIGIVGTPEQCARQITERFGDHVDEVCCYFPGYTPSSTDIAELIGALHRSPVRR; from the coding sequence GTGAAGGTACATCTGCAAGTCAACGGATCGCCGACCGGAGCATCGGCAAGTGCGGCCGAGATCGCCGAGACGGGCGCCGACGGCCTGTTCACGTTCGAAGGTCAGCACGATGTGTTCTTCCCGCTGCTCATCGCCGCCAACGAGACCCGCCTGGACTTGATGACCAACGTCGCGATCGCCGCGCCGCGCAGTCCGTTGCACCTGGCCCACGCCGCCTACGATCTACAGGTCTTCAGCGGCGGCAGATTCCGGCTCGGTCTGGGTTCGCAGATCAAAGTCCACATCGAAAAGCGCTATGGCAGCCGGTGGGATCGGCCGGCGGCGCGCATGGCCGAAACGATCGCGGCGATCAAGGCGATATTCGCGGCGTGGGAAGGTCAGTCCCGCTTGAACTTTCGCGGTGAGTTCTTCACACACACTCTGATGGCGCCCAACTTCAACCCGGGCCCCAACCCGTTCGGGCCGCCTCCGGTGCTGATGGGGGCGCTGGGTCCGATCATGACACGCACCGCGGCCGAAGTCGCCGACGGCCTGCTGGTGATGCCCTTCAACAGCGCCCGCCACTTCGCTGACCGCACCCTGCCCGCGATCGATGAGGGATTGCGCCGTTCGCAGCGATCGGCCAACGATTTTCAGCTGATCGCCCAGGCCATGGTCGCGGTCGGCGGCAACGAGGCCGACCTGGCCGCCGCCGTCAACGGTGTCGGTTCGCTGATCGCGTTCTACGGCTCGACACCGGCCTACCTGCCGGTGCTCGAGGTCGAGGGCTGGGCGGACATCCAGCCGGAACTCAACGCGTTGTCCAAGCAGGCTCGCTTCACCGAGATGCGGGGCCTGATCACCGACGACATGGTGGCCCGGATCGGCATCGTCGGAACCCCCGAGCAGTGTGCCCGGCAGATCACCGAGCGGTTCGGCGATCACGTCGACGAAGTGTGTTGCTATTTCCCGGGTTACACGCCATCCAGCACGGACATCGCCGAGCTGATCGGCGCCTTGCACCGGAGCCCGGTACGGCGATGA